The window CTGCTCCCGAGAGGTCGACGAGGTACGGCCGAAGCCGAGCTGCGACCAGCGGACGCTCACCACGCCCATGCCGAGCCGGGCGAGGTTGCGGATCGCGTGCACCGCCACCTGCGGGTCGTTGGCGCAGGCCTGTACGCAGAGGTCGCCACCGGAGATCTCCGGTTGCAGGGCGTCGCCCGGGAAGCGGGGCAGCTCGGCCAGGGCGGCGGGGCGCCGGTCGGCGAGGCCGAACCGGTCCCGGCCGTCGGCGTCCCGGAACAGGGTGGGGCCGAACCCGACGGTCAGGGTGAGCCCTGACGGTGGCAGGCCGAGCGCCTCCCCGGTGTCGTCCGGCGGGGCCTCCGGTGCCCCGTTCACCGCGCCGACGACCCCCGCGTCCTGGCCGGCGGTCATCCGCGCGGCGGCCACGGTCCAGTCCCGGAGCAGCTCGACCAGGCGGGCCCGGTCCTTGGTGATCACGTCGAAGGCGACGAAGTGCAGCCGGTCCGGCACCTCGGTGGTGATGCCCGCCTGGTGCTCGCCCCGGAACGGGACCGCACCGGAGGCGGAACTGGCCGAGGTCGGTTTCGGGTCGAACGTACCGCGCAGCAGCGCACCCGTACCGGCGGCGACCCCGACCCCGGCGACGCCGGCCGCCCCGGCGAGCCCGATCGCCCGCCGGCGCGACACCCGGTTTTCCGTCACGTCCCATCTCCCAACCGCTCGCCCGTCCCACGCCGCCCGGCGCCGCCCGAGGCAGCGCCGGGCACCGGTCGACCCACCCGGCTCGACCGCCCTACCCGGCGACCACCGCCCTACTTGGCGACGACCGCGGCGACCTTGCTGATCGGCTCGGCGAGCGCGTTGATCGCGTCCGAGAGATCCTTCAGGTCGGCCTTGCTCAGCTCGTTGTGCAGCTTCCACCCGTCACCGGCGCGGTGCTCGGCGAGCGTGGTGTCGACCGTGGCGAACCCGGCGTCGAGCGAGGTGACCAGGTCGGGCGCGCGCTCGGTGAGCACCGGGCGGAGCGCGGCGATGGCCGCCTTGGAGCCTTCG of the Micromonospora sp. NBC_01796 genome contains:
- the efeB gene encoding iron uptake transporter deferrochelatase/peroxidase subunit, producing the protein MTENRVSRRRAIGLAGAAGVAGVGVAAGTGALLRGTFDPKPTSASSASGAVPFRGEHQAGITTEVPDRLHFVAFDVITKDRARLVELLRDWTVAAARMTAGQDAGVVGAVNGAPEAPPDDTGEALGLPPSGLTLTVGFGPTLFRDADGRDRFGLADRRPAALAELPRFPGDALQPEISGGDLCVQACANDPQVAVHAIRNLARLGMGVVSVRWSQLGFGRTSSTSREQATPRNLFGFKDGTANLKAEDTDLLRDHLWVQPGDGQEWMAGGSYLVTRKIRMIIETWDRTSLGEQEELVGRTKGSGAPLGQHDEFDPIDFKATGPDGKPAIAETAHVRLAHPDLNNGARLLRRGYNYVDGSDGLGRLDAGLFFMAYQRDPRKQFVSIQTQLARHDALNEYLRHVSSGLFACPPGVRDQGDFWGRALFD